A window of the Cannabis sativa cultivar Pink pepper isolate KNU-18-1 chromosome X, ASM2916894v1, whole genome shotgun sequence genome harbors these coding sequences:
- the LOC133032680 gene encoding glyceraldehyde-3-phosphate dehydrogenase B, chloroplastic, whose protein sequence is MASHAALASSRIPANTSRLPSKSSHSFPTQCFSKKLEVAEFSGLRSSSCMTFSKNGRETSFFDVVAAQLTPMTCGSAPVKGQTVAKLKVAINGFGRIGRNFLRCWHGRKDSPLDVIVVNDSGGVRNASHLLKYDSMLGTFKADVKIVDDSTISVDGKNIMVVSNRDPLKLPWAELGIDIVIEGTGVFVDGPGAGKHIQAGAKKVIITAPAKGADIPTYVMGVNEQDYSDEVANIISNASCTTNCLAPFVKVLDEEFGIVKGTMTTTHSYTGDQRLLDASHRDLRRARAAALNIVPTSTGAAKAVSLVLPQLKGKLNGIALRVPTPNVSVVDLVINVEKKGISAEDVNAAFRKAAEGPLKGILDVCDVPLVSVDFRCSDVSSTIDSSLTMVMGDDMVKVVAWYDNEWGYSQRVVDLAHLVAAKWASTSEGGSGDPLEDFCKTNPADEECKVYEA, encoded by the exons ATGGCATCCCATGCAGCTCTTGCTTCTTCAAGAATCCCAGCCAACACTAGTAGGCTACCCTCCAAGTCTTCCCACTCTTTCCCCACTCAATGCTTCTCTAAG AAACTTGAAGTAGCTGAATTTTCTGGGCTAAGATCCAGTTCTTGTATGACTTTTTCCAAGAATGGCAGAGAGACTTCTTTCTTTGATGTCGTGGCTGCTCAACTCACTCCCATG ACATGTGGATCAGCCCCTGTCAAAGGACAAACCGTGGCCAAATTGAAGGTAGCAATCAATGGATTTGGACGCATTGGGAGAAACTTCCTCCGGTGTTGGCACGGCCGCAAAGACTCACCCCTTGATGTCATTGTCGTCAACGACAGCGGCGGTGTTAGGAAT GCATCCCACTTGCTTAAATATGATTCTATGCTTGGTACCTTCAAAGCTGATGTGAAAATTGTGGATGATTCAACCATCAGTGTTGATGGTAAGAACATTATGGTTGTCTCAAACAGAGACCCCCTCAAGCTCCCATGGGCTGAGCTTGGCATTGACATTGTTATTGAG GGAACAGGTGTGTTTGTGGATGGACCTGGAGCTGGGAAACACATTCAAGCTGGTGCTAAGAAAGTTATCATCACAGCTCCAGCCAAAGGTGCTGATATTCCAACTTATGTGATGGGAGTAAATGAACAAGACTATTCTGACGAGGTTGCCAACATAATCAG CAACGCTTCTTGTACAACAAACTGCTTGGCTCCTTTTGTGAAGGTGTTGGATGAGGAATTTG GTATTGTGAAGGGTACCATGACAACTACTCACTCTTACACAGGGGATCAG AGGCTTTTGGATGCATCACACAGAGACTTGAGGAGAGCAAGAGCAGCAGCACTAAACATTGTGCCAACAAGCACAGGAGCAGCTAAGGCGGTGTCCTTGGTGCTGCCCCAGCTGAAAGGGAAGCTGAATGGGATCGCGCTACGTGTTCCAACACCGAACGTATCGGTGGTGGACCTTGTCATCAACGTCGAAAAGAAGGGTATCTCCGCCGAAGATGTCAACGCAGCCTTCAGGAAGGCTGCCGAGGGCCCTCTGAAGGGCATTTTGGATGTTTGCGATGTCCCTCTCGTCTCTGTTGACTTCCGTTGCTCAGATGTCTCTTCCACCATTGACTCTTCCTTGACTATGgtcatgggtgatgacatggtcAAGGTGGTTGCCTGGTACGACAATGAATGGGGTTACAG CCAAAGGGTGGTTGATTTGGCTCACTTGGTGGCTGCCAAGTGGGCGAGTACCTCAGAAGGTGGTAGTGGAGACCCATTGGAAGATTTCTGCAAGACAAACCCTGCTGATGAAGAGTGCAAAGTATATGAAGCTTAA